One part of the Cellvibrionales bacterium genome encodes these proteins:
- a CDS encoding nitroreductase family deazaflavin-dependent oxidoreductase, with protein MSNDNSTNDPENILGFMQDHICRYLATDGEDGHLMNGFPCLVLTTVGKKSGEKRQAAVIYGKHGASHVIVASKGGSNTPPAWFVNLAASGTGHIQVKAEKIDVKMRVAEGAERAQLWDMMTKIFPTYLEYQQKTARTIPVVVLDPV; from the coding sequence ATGAGCAACGACAACAGCACCAATGACCCAGAAAATATTCTCGGCTTTATGCAAGATCATATTTGTCGCTATCTCGCCACCGATGGCGAAGACGGGCATTTGATGAACGGTTTTCCCTGTTTGGTGCTCACCACGGTGGGAAAAAAATCCGGCGAAAAAAGACAAGCCGCGGTGATCTACGGCAAACACGGCGCGAGCCATGTCATCGTTGCCTCTAAAGGCGGCAGCAATACACCGCCAGCTTGGTTTGTAAATTTGGCAGCCAGCGGTACAGGGCATATTCAAGTCAAAGCGGAAAAAATCGATGTAAAAATGCGCGTAGCGGAAGGCGCAGAACGCGCACAACTGTGGGACATGATGACAAAAATCTTCCCCACCTATCTTGAATACCAACAAAAAACCGCGCGTACCATTCCGGTGGTGGTGTTAGACCCCGTGTAA
- a CDS encoding glycoside hydrolase family 5 protein gives MRPIKKMRGVNLGSWLVLEKWMVPSLFEGMAATDETTWCAELGSAATEKLRAHWDTWITEQDFAWLAARGINTVRIPLGHWIFGADYPYHPKYEPYLHPFVTGGINVLDRAFDWAEAHNIDIMLDLHAAAGCQNGFDNGGMHGVCEWRTKPEYFDHSLSVLERLGARYHNRKALIAIEVLNEPRWDVPTDYLKRYNEAAYHAIRKNCDPEKIAVVFHDGFRDFREYLSFMQAPEYQNVIFDIHRYQCFAREDIDMDIYGHIQKAAIEWKNEADAINSELKLPTICGEWSLGLDLKVVSLWAEGPYNHALQHMDGFQEHTAFRAYAAAQLMAFEKYRGWFFWNYKTETTAAWSFRASVENGWLPSHFNGERVTRDGE, from the coding sequence ATGAGACCGATCAAAAAAATGCGCGGTGTAAATCTTGGCAGCTGGTTGGTATTGGAAAAATGGATGGTGCCGAGTTTGTTTGAAGGTATGGCCGCCACCGATGAAACCACTTGGTGCGCGGAACTCGGCTCTGCTGCCACTGAAAAATTGCGCGCACACTGGGACACATGGATTACTGAGCAAGATTTCGCTTGGCTCGCGGCACGCGGCATCAACACCGTGCGCATTCCTCTCGGTCACTGGATTTTCGGCGCGGATTATCCCTACCACCCCAAATACGAACCCTATCTGCACCCGTTTGTTACGGGCGGCATCAATGTGCTGGATCGCGCGTTTGATTGGGCGGAAGCGCACAACATCGACATCATGCTCGATTTACACGCCGCCGCCGGCTGTCAAAACGGTTTCGATAACGGCGGTATGCACGGCGTGTGCGAATGGCGCACCAAGCCAGAATACTTCGACCATTCCCTCAGCGTGCTGGAACGCTTAGGCGCGCGCTACCACAACCGCAAAGCCTTGATTGCGATTGAAGTATTGAACGAGCCGCGCTGGGATGTGCCGACCGATTACCTCAAGCGTTACAACGAAGCGGCCTATCACGCGATACGAAAAAATTGCGACCCAGAAAAAATTGCCGTGGTGTTTCATGACGGCTTTCGCGACTTCCGCGAATACTTAAGTTTTATGCAAGCACCCGAATATCAAAATGTTATTTTTGATATTCACCGTTACCAGTGTTTTGCGCGCGAAGATATCGACATGGATATTTACGGCCATATTCAAAAAGCGGCGATTGAATGGAAAAACGAAGCCGATGCCATCAACAGCGAACTCAAGCTGCCCACGATTTGCGGCGAATGGAGTTTGGGGCTGGATTTGAAAGTGGTGTCGCTGTGGGCAGAAGGGCCGTACAACCACGCGTTACAACACATGGACGGCTTCCAGGAACACACCGCGTTTCGCGCTTACGCCGCCGCGCAGTTAATGGCGTTTGAAAAATATCGCGGCTGGTTTTTCTGGAATTACAAAACCGAAACCACCGCCGCGTGGAGCTTCCGCGCCAGCGTGGAAAACGGCTGGTTACCCAGCCATTTCAACGGCGAGCGCGTGACACGAGATGGCGAGTAG
- a CDS encoding ABC transporter ATP-binding protein/permease, producing the protein MKLSHLAVEAVSKDNPPAPAAKSRTRRNFFRQFMELCGPYWRCQHYVRVRSFTLLFGLLTLAQVGLAIWTNYWNRELFDSLEQRSLSQFVLQIGEFAVIFFLTMAVTGAHLYVKRWLQLDWRAWMSSRLLDRWMNKGQHYQLLYTEGEHDNPDGRIAEDIRVVTEMTISLGHTLFYSVLVLFSFIDILLDVSGSFTVPGTNIGVQGYMVWMAFFYAGVGAAVGSLLGKPLIKSTDSLQTTEADFRFGLSRAREHAEAIVLMQGERAERKLFSQLFASLTQSWNKQTIAYAWIVSYSTGYGALLPVFPLLIAAPQYIAGAMTLGVLMQAAQAFQKLTSALSWPVDNLGDIARCRASADRVLSLYEDLRVLEEKSAQPDACRIERERGDTNALVFKYLTVADHSGLVLLENFSATIAAGERVLIAGDQAVTDGLFKAVAGLWHWGQGFVTLPYQHSIVFMPQRPYLPTATLRDVLAYPAPADIYADTAMREALKAAGLDWLIPRLQDRDMWDRVLATRAQQRLSFARVFLQRPDWVVIQAATDDFDEAGESFLMNALRNNLPAAGVVTLSKRDSLEKHHQRKITLNRLPEAKYLFGADDVCLLPAVREAAKEDEVLLVPAMRRKTDPKHLKPRR; encoded by the coding sequence ATGAAACTATCTCACCTTGCAGTTGAAGCCGTGTCGAAGGACAACCCTCCAGCGCCAGCCGCTAAGTCGCGTACCCGCCGCAATTTTTTTCGCCAGTTTATGGAACTGTGCGGTCCGTATTGGCGTTGTCAGCATTATGTGCGCGTGCGCAGCTTCACGCTATTGTTTGGTTTGTTGACGCTGGCACAAGTGGGCTTGGCGATTTGGACCAACTATTGGAATCGCGAATTATTTGATTCTTTAGAGCAGCGATCACTGTCGCAATTCGTCTTACAAATTGGCGAGTTTGCCGTCATTTTTTTCTTGACGATGGCAGTGACTGGCGCACATTTGTATGTGAAGCGTTGGCTGCAATTGGATTGGCGCGCGTGGATGTCGTCGCGTTTGCTCGATCGCTGGATGAACAAAGGCCAGCATTACCAATTGCTGTACACCGAAGGCGAGCACGACAATCCTGATGGTCGTATTGCAGAGGACATTCGTGTTGTTACCGAGATGACGATTTCTCTGGGCCACACATTGTTTTATTCCGTTTTGGTTCTATTTAGTTTCATCGATATTTTGTTGGATGTTTCTGGTTCGTTCACCGTGCCAGGCACCAATATTGGTGTGCAGGGCTACATGGTGTGGATGGCCTTTTTTTATGCTGGCGTGGGAGCTGCTGTTGGTTCGCTGTTGGGAAAGCCACTGATCAAATCCACTGACAGCTTGCAAACCACCGAAGCTGATTTTCGGTTTGGGCTGTCGCGTGCGCGAGAGCATGCTGAGGCCATTGTGCTAATGCAAGGTGAACGCGCAGAACGAAAATTATTTTCACAATTGTTTGCCAGCCTCACGCAAAGTTGGAACAAACAAACCATAGCCTACGCATGGATAGTCTCTTATTCCACAGGCTATGGTGCTTTGCTGCCAGTGTTTCCTTTGTTAATCGCTGCGCCGCAATATATTGCGGGCGCAATGACGCTAGGTGTATTGATGCAGGCTGCACAGGCGTTCCAAAAATTAACCTCGGCATTGTCGTGGCCTGTCGATAATTTGGGTGATATTGCACGCTGCCGCGCCTCTGCGGATCGCGTGTTGTCCTTGTACGAAGATTTGCGTGTGTTGGAAGAAAAATCAGCACAGCCGGATGCTTGTCGCATTGAACGCGAGCGCGGTGATACCAATGCGCTGGTGTTTAAATACCTCACCGTGGCCGATCACAGTGGTTTGGTATTGCTAGAAAATTTTAGTGCAACAATAGCTGCCGGTGAACGCGTACTGATCGCTGGTGATCAGGCGGTGACTGACGGTTTATTCAAAGCGGTAGCCGGTTTGTGGCACTGGGGGCAGGGTTTTGTAACTTTGCCGTATCAACATTCCATCGTTTTTATGCCGCAGCGACCGTATTTACCCACTGCCACGCTGCGTGATGTGTTGGCGTATCCTGCACCGGCAGATATTTATGCGGATACTGCTATGCGCGAAGCGTTAAAAGCAGCGGGGCTTGACTGGTTGATTCCGCGGTTACAAGACCGCGATATGTGGGATCGCGTACTCGCTACGCGCGCGCAGCAGCGCTTGAGTTTTGCGCGCGTGTTTTTGCAACGGCCGGATTGGGTAGTGATTCAAGCCGCCACCGATGATTTTGATGAAGCGGGTGAAAGCTTTCTGATGAATGCACTGCGAAATAATTTGCCGGCGGCAGGTGTAGTGACGCTCAGCAAACGCGATAGTTTAGAAAAACACCATCAACGAAAAATCACCTTGAATCGATTGCCAGAAGCAAAATATCTTTTTGGCGCAGACGATGTGTGCCTACTGCCAGCCGTGCGCGAAGCAGCGAAAGAAGACGAAGTGTTGCTGGTGCCCGCTATGCGCCGCAAAACCGATCCGAAACATCTCAAACCGCGGCGGTAG
- a CDS encoding NAD-dependent epimerase/dehydratase family protein has product MKVLVIGGAGVTGTAIVRQLLARGCDVSILHRGVHHAAAPDSVARIQADPYAKDGLSAVLTGKRFDAVIATYGRLRFVAQQLIGITERLISVGGAAPVYKGWGEMMAPNPWETTQPTPLFLTEDHPLASAETTDPFSMAVRKTEHDIVQFQRDGHFNCTHFRYPLVYGTNNICPAEWGLIRRAHDKRHTLILPANGLTLISRGFAENIAHAIMLALENPSASAAQIYNICDEQLLFNQQWVSLLSEIMQHRFDTVDIPFSALPSGFRATPPQLLYRHHCVLSIEKIKTQLGYRDVVSVEEALERVVKHYWDNPLADDSEAAQNLGDPFDYAYEDAFIAAWKKQGENFSAARDALPAPQVVWKHPYQQPAK; this is encoded by the coding sequence ATGAAAGTTTTAGTCATTGGCGGAGCGGGGGTTACCGGTACCGCTATCGTGCGGCAACTGTTGGCACGCGGCTGCGATGTCAGCATCCTGCATCGCGGTGTGCATCATGCAGCCGCACCCGATAGCGTGGCACGCATACAAGCCGACCCCTACGCCAAAGACGGCTTGAGTGCAGTACTTACCGGCAAACGCTTTGATGCCGTGATCGCCACTTACGGTCGCCTGCGTTTCGTCGCACAACAATTGATCGGCATAACGGAGCGCCTCATTTCTGTAGGTGGAGCTGCGCCCGTGTACAAAGGCTGGGGCGAGATGATGGCACCCAACCCGTGGGAAACCACGCAGCCAACGCCGCTGTTTTTAACGGAAGACCATCCACTCGCCAGTGCCGAAACAACTGATCCTTTTTCAATGGCCGTGCGCAAAACGGAACACGATATTGTGCAATTTCAGCGCGACGGTCATTTCAATTGCACACATTTTCGCTATCCGCTGGTGTACGGCACGAACAACATTTGTCCCGCCGAATGGGGCTTGATACGCCGCGCGCACGACAAACGCCATACGCTAATTTTGCCCGCCAATGGCCTCACGCTGATCTCACGCGGTTTTGCAGAAAACATTGCGCACGCAATCATGCTCGCGCTGGAAAATCCCTCAGCTTCCGCCGCACAAATCTACAACATCTGCGATGAACAACTGTTATTCAATCAGCAGTGGGTGTCTTTACTGAGCGAAATCATGCAGCACCGTTTCGACACAGTGGATATACCGTTTTCTGCTCTGCCCAGCGGCTTTCGCGCCACGCCGCCGCAACTGCTGTACCGCCACCACTGCGTGCTCAGCATCGAAAAAATAAAAACGCAGCTCGGTTATCGCGATGTGGTGTCCGTTGAAGAAGCACTAGAGCGCGTGGTGAAACACTACTGGGACAATCCACTCGCTGATGACAGTGAAGCCGCACAAAATTTAGGTGACCCGTTTGATTACGCTTACGAAGATGCGTTTATTGCCGCGTGGAAAAAGCAGGGAGAAAATTTTTCTGCCGCGCGCGATGCACTGCCCGCACCGCAAGTGGTGTGGAAACACCCGTATCAGCAACCGGCTAAGTAA
- a CDS encoding sulfatase, with translation MKRCLLWLVCALLPLCAWAADTQPNIVVFLLDDVGQRDVGAFGNSVVRTPNIDQLAREGTRFTNAFLTTSSCSPSRASLLTGLYPTATGAPKLHDPLPASVTSLPQLLRKAGYYTASVGKWHLGEPFKTHFDRVVEPHEESGAADWLPELARRPKNKPFFFWLASKDAHAPYEAWHPPLLHHNPQTVPLSKRDDDNAFMREEMAGYYDEIARADRHIGLVIAALREESVLENTLVIVLSDNGSQFGGAKTTLYDDGIKTPLMMRFPRLIPAHIANQQLVSAVDLMPTLLALVGLPAVPNTPGVSLLPTLHNSAVPVRDYIYAERNQHGAPLFERAVRTKNMLYKHNYQGARLCDPYWDAVWDPDALHGGVHEEFYDLTADPQAEKNLRLHEQYQVPLAAARNIMNSIMAQTPQTPPPLILEACLPRPWFERVRFACSEQRTNNQAHYLAGC, from the coding sequence ATGAAACGCTGTTTGTTGTGGCTGGTTTGTGCACTGTTACCGTTGTGCGCATGGGCTGCTGACACACAACCGAATATTGTTGTTTTTTTGCTGGATGATGTCGGTCAGCGCGATGTTGGCGCGTTTGGTAACAGTGTGGTGCGCACGCCGAATATTGATCAACTGGCACGCGAAGGCACGCGCTTTACAAACGCTTTTCTCACCACCAGCTCTTGTTCACCCAGCCGCGCCAGTTTGTTGACGGGTTTGTATCCTACGGCTACGGGAGCGCCCAAACTGCACGATCCACTTCCTGCCTCCGTAACCAGTTTGCCCCAGCTATTACGCAAGGCAGGTTATTACACAGCCAGCGTAGGTAAGTGGCATTTGGGCGAGCCGTTCAAAACGCATTTTGATCGCGTGGTGGAGCCGCACGAAGAAAGCGGCGCTGCGGATTGGCTGCCAGAATTGGCGCGTCGCCCTAAAAACAAACCGTTCTTTTTTTGGTTGGCGAGTAAAGATGCGCACGCGCCTTACGAGGCTTGGCATCCACCGTTATTGCATCACAATCCACAAACTGTTCCGCTGTCTAAACGCGATGATGACAATGCGTTTATGCGCGAAGAAATGGCCGGTTATTACGATGAGATTGCGCGCGCTGATCGCCATATTGGCTTGGTGATTGCAGCACTGCGCGAAGAGAGCGTGTTGGAAAATACGCTGGTGATTGTGCTATCAGATAACGGATCGCAATTTGGCGGTGCTAAAACCACCCTGTACGACGATGGCATTAAAACGCCTTTGATGATGCGGTTTCCTCGTCTTATTCCTGCGCATATTGCCAATCAACAATTGGTTAGCGCGGTAGATTTAATGCCCACACTTTTGGCACTGGTAGGTTTGCCTGCAGTGCCAAACACGCCTGGTGTTTCTTTACTGCCCACGCTGCATAACTCTGCGGTGCCGGTGCGCGACTATATTTATGCCGAGCGCAATCAACACGGTGCGCCACTGTTTGAGCGCGCGGTGCGCACAAAAAATATGTTGTACAAACACAATTATCAGGGCGCGCGTTTGTGTGACCCTTACTGGGATGCGGTGTGGGATCCGGATGCGCTGCATGGTGGTGTGCATGAAGAGTTTTATGATTTAACAGCCGATCCACAGGCGGAAAAAAACTTGCGGTTGCACGAGCAGTATCAAGTACCGTTGGCTGCCGCCAGAAATATTATGAACAGCATCATGGCGCAAACGCCGCAAACACCTCCGCCGTTGATTTTAGAAGCTTGTCTGCCTAGGCCGTGGTTTGAGCGAGTGCGTTTTGCATGCTCGGAGCAGAGGACGAATAACCAAGCGCATTACTTAGCCGGTTGCTGA
- a CDS encoding protein-disulfide reductase DsbD, translated as MQSITALLKSFVVSMMLLLTGLPLHAQLNGEQTFAGSGVSSSAEFLPVEQAYQLVASITGRQIQLNWTVAPQYYLYRERMQVTAQGSAAIPLQTTWSKGENKYDELYERETEVYRDSAQATVVVPDTQTDNFVLSAESQGCADAGLCYPPQTQYFSVDLQAGTITSTTAPAAVSLPQASVAPIAPVTEPTPLLSWGVTGVLLMALLGGIILNLMPCVFPVLSLKVFAMAAQRERDDEAHWHSWVYTAGVITTFVLMAGVMLLLRAGGAAVGWGFQLQEPLFVSLLIYLFFVVALSFSGVIHIGGSLMGIGQRLVVGSPVRSTFFTGVLAVVVASPCSAPFMGVALGYAVMQSAPIALLIFAALGFGMALPFIVLAYCPQLLHRLPAPGPWMDRLRQFLAFPLYATAVWLLWVLGQQGGELAMVTVLCGLILLVMAGWLWRDASVRIWEKVLAVLVLAIALIAPHFLVAELCQLPQQEQFETGDSEPYSPARLETLRTEGKPVLINMTASWCLTCLVNEKMVLSRQSVNQRLHEKNIAYLVGDWTNRDPDITQFLQQYDRSGVPLYVYFPAGADSKPVVLPQVLTENIVLDALR; from the coding sequence ATGCAAAGTATTACTGCGTTGCTGAAATCGTTTGTCGTGAGCATGATGTTGTTGCTAACGGGCTTGCCCTTGCATGCGCAACTAAATGGCGAACAGACTTTCGCTGGTTCTGGCGTATCGTCCAGTGCAGAGTTTTTGCCCGTAGAGCAGGCCTATCAACTGGTGGCGAGCATTACTGGGCGGCAGATACAGCTGAATTGGACTGTTGCTCCGCAATACTATTTGTACCGTGAGCGCATGCAGGTAACCGCGCAAGGCTCTGCAGCGATTCCTTTGCAAACCACTTGGAGCAAGGGCGAAAACAAGTACGACGAATTGTACGAACGCGAAACAGAGGTCTACCGCGATTCGGCGCAGGCTACGGTTGTGGTGCCGGATACCCAAACCGACAATTTTGTGTTGAGTGCGGAGTCACAGGGCTGCGCGGATGCTGGGCTGTGTTATCCGCCACAGACGCAGTATTTCAGTGTGGATTTGCAGGCGGGAACCATTACATCAACCACCGCGCCCGCTGCTGTTTCTTTGCCGCAAGCCAGCGTTGCGCCCATCGCGCCCGTTACGGAGCCAACGCCGCTGCTGTCATGGGGGGTGACGGGTGTGCTGCTGATGGCGTTGTTGGGCGGCATCATCCTCAATCTTATGCCTTGCGTGTTTCCGGTGTTGTCGCTGAAGGTATTTGCGATGGCCGCGCAACGCGAACGCGACGATGAAGCGCATTGGCACAGTTGGGTATACACCGCTGGCGTAATCACGACCTTTGTGCTGATGGCTGGCGTGATGCTGCTGTTGCGTGCCGGCGGCGCGGCAGTGGGCTGGGGGTTCCAGCTGCAGGAGCCGCTGTTTGTCAGTCTATTGATCTACCTATTTTTTGTGGTGGCGTTGTCCTTCTCGGGTGTGATCCATATTGGTGGCAGCTTGATGGGCATCGGTCAGCGCTTGGTGGTAGGCAGCCCCGTGCGCTCTACATTCTTCACCGGTGTGTTGGCTGTGGTGGTGGCCAGCCCTTGTTCGGCGCCTTTTATGGGGGTAGCTTTGGGCTATGCCGTCATGCAATCGGCACCGATAGCGCTGTTGATCTTTGCCGCCTTAGGCTTTGGTATGGCGCTGCCGTTCATTGTGTTGGCGTACTGCCCGCAACTGTTGCATCGCTTGCCGGCGCCAGGCCCGTGGATGGATAGATTGCGCCAATTTTTGGCCTTCCCGCTGTATGCCACCGCTGTGTGGCTGTTGTGGGTATTGGGACAGCAGGGCGGTGAGTTGGCCATGGTCACGGTGCTGTGCGGCTTAATTTTGCTGGTCATGGCCGGCTGGTTGTGGCGCGACGCCTCCGTGCGCATCTGGGAAAAAGTCTTGGCGGTACTGGTGTTAGCGATAGCCTTGATCGCGCCGCATTTTTTGGTGGCAGAGTTGTGTCAATTGCCGCAGCAGGAGCAATTTGAAACTGGCGATTCTGAACCATACAGCCCTGCGCGCTTGGAAACCCTGCGCACTGAGGGTAAGCCGGTGTTGATCAATATGACGGCCTCTTGGTGTCTCACCTGTTTAGTAAATGAAAAAATGGTGTTGAGTCGACAAAGTGTCAACCAGCGCTTGCATGAAAAAAATATTGCGTACTTGGTGGGCGATTGGACCAATCGCGATCCAGACATCACACAATTCTTACAGCAGTACGATCGCAGCGGTGTGCCACTGTATGTGTACTTTCCGGCAGGCGCAGATAGCAAGCCGGTCGTGTTGCCGCAAGTGCTCACAGAAAACATTGTGTTGGACGCGCTGCGCTGA